GCAATGGGGATCTGCACCGCCCTTGGGATTTACATCACGGTGTGTGTAGCCCTGGAGCCATTACAAGTGGTGGAAAGTAATCACTGTCTCATGGCTCTTTGGCCAGTGTCATGTGACAGATGGTCTCGGTCCAGTCTCTAATGGAAGGGGTTGGCACCTGTGCAAGAAACCCCACAATGACAATCTGCAATTTTTGTATCACCTCATGCAACAGTTCTAACAGAGATTACCTGTGAGCCCGagtttccttcctctgctggtACTGGACCATGGCAGTGACTGGTGAACAAAGATGAGTAGTGTAGGGAAGCACACAGACCTGAGGCCTTTGCTTCACTCTGTTGTGTAGAAATGTGAGGAGAACTGTGGTTACACTAGCTGTTGGTGTGAGCAACTCTGCCGCTGGCTtctattgttttatttcaggcAGACTTCATAATATTAGATATTTATCTTAAAATCACTGAAGTTAGATAGTGATGGGAGAATTGTCATAAAGTAGTTTTCAGCTTTCAGATGATgtaaagaaaaacttgaaaatattaaCTGTATGAACAGTAAAGttcaaaaaattcaaaagaaatatgaaCTGTGTGAACAGTAAAGACTTGGGAATGAATACCTTctttagaatatattttaaaaaacaaatatcatGACATTTTGTTTAGATAGAATAGGTTAACAGTAAAGCACTCATCCTGAGCCCTATACACATTCTGAATATTGAGAAATGAAATAGGGATAATTTCCTAAGTGCTAATAGTAGGTTTATGGTCTGTCTGAGAATCTGATGGTCTCCAGTAGACCTCCATAACAGAACTGGCTCCAAAACACGGGCTTATATTTAATCTGCCTATGGAAAGGAGGTTTGATTCTTTACTCCTTTCCTAGAGCAGATGGTATGGTTTTGTTTCACAGTACCCCTTCTCTCTAATGTTCAAGTCCATTGACTTTATCAGCCAGGTTGTGGtacttaaaatactttcatCAAAAATTACCTGTTTCTGTTCCTCACATTTGAATCCataaatcaatttttattttaaagtgtcatACATAGTTTATCACCTAAGAACAATGCAACGATTGTTGTTGCTAGTCTTCTTCCAACAGGCTGTTGCTGCAGCAGACCTGCTTCACTGAGAGAAGCATCCCCCTGACATCACTGATGCACACTTCCCTGTTCCTTGAGAATGTGGGCTCTGTCCCACTACCTCACCTTGCTCCTCTTGGTAACAGCTTAATTCCCAGCTTGTGTGATCTCTCATACAGAGGCTGCAAATTGCAGATCAGTGTAGCTTGAGGACATGTTAATTTACAAAGAATAAACACAATAGTAATTCTTAGCCCGTGGACATATTGCCATTGATAACTTTTTTAATGCCACTTTCTCGTTCCTACTGTAGTGCACACACTGTAGGTTGCATGCACGTCATTCTCTACTGTAAATGAGATGCAGATGAATAGAGATCACGTCTGGAGGTTGTATTGGATGAGCTGAAAATGACTGCATGACAAGTAGCCCTTTTTTTTAGCATAGCACTAAAGTAATTTTTGgagcttttgtttctctctcccctctttcGTTCATAGCATAAGTCACTGGAGCGGAGTTGTATGTTGCCAGAACTTGAGCATCAGTTTCCACAACCTGAAAACCCATAATACCAGTGCAGCAGTGGGAGGATAAGgatgagaaaaagaggaaatctATTCTTTTGATTTCCCATttcattataaaacaaaatatttgtcatcTAGAAGAATGTAGTGCATTACAATAGAATCACATTTGTTGTTTAGAAGTGGTTTCAGAAGCTTTGGGCTAAATGAGCTCTGACAGGAACGATTTAACACTATCCATGTAAGAatttgagcagcagcagagaaattgCCTCAGCTTTGCCTCTAATATGGTgatagaatattaaaaaaagagactgaaatCTCACAAAGACACATCACTCTTAGAGGCATTACCTAAGTCTTGCATTGCTTCCATTCTGAAGAGATGCAAAGACTAGCAAGTTTAAATACACAAATTACTAAAACAATGAAGTGGTACAATCATCATGGTTTCATGATTTAGTCCAGTAGtctatttcatttcaaaataaattggAAGATAACAGAGAAGTAGTTATAACCAAGACCTTGGGTTTCCTTTATTCGTAGACATGTGCTTACTTTGAGATTTCCCCAATTAAATGCATGTGAGAGTTTGTGGGATAAAAACATGCCATGTTGAACTGCCCAAGATGACCAAGAAGCCTTGAAATAGGCCAGAAACCTCAATTCCTTCAATTACAGGCCAGTTCCTATACTTTCTCTTGGCAAAACATCAGAGTTGCCATAACCTGTTGGCCAATGCTACAACCTGgtgttgttttcaaaatttgttgCCTTCcatatttctgttgaaatcaCGAGGAACAAGAGCAGTGCATAAACACTACTGATAGGATACAGCTCATATTCATAATGCTTAATCTAATAGAAATCCGTGTTAGAGCTAGTTCTACCACAGCGTTTTACAAGTTCAGCCAAGTATGACTTGAAAGAAGTATCGGGAACCTGGTTCTGCCATTTCTGGTGGTCAGGTTTATGTAACTGTTTTTTGCAGTGAGCATATTCTTTATAGATCACTTATCCCAGATTTGTAATCTCACTTGAGGAGGGATTCTACCTTTGTGTTCATACAGCAAGTGATTCTGATCCAAACTGGAGTTTACAAACATAGCAGTACTTAACAGTGAGAATAATAGTAGTAATAAGCagtaacacagaagaaatacttgAATACCTGTccacaaagcaaagaaatttctgtttagaaaaaataaatgttttgaaacCCTATGCAGAGATGCCCTTAAATAAGTTACAGAGGACTTATTTTCTCTGGAAAGTAACTTTAAAGTCTTTGATTATTAACATCTTTTAACTGTTTACATCTCAGCTACCATTCTTACCAAAAGCCTGAAAGTTTTTTTACCTGACTTTTAGTGTGATTTAAATTAAACTTCAGTTAAAAATTACTGAGAAAAGTGGAATGATCTTAGCTCAAGTTTTAGATAACATTTGATCCGTATTGTGTCATGTTTGTGTGGCTCTCCCTGCCTCACAGTATAATAAATTTCAGTATAATCCAGAAATCAAAACTTCAGTTAGTGTCCTGATGGGGTCACTTGGGATGTGATACAGGTCTTAAATAAGGAAACCTACTGGCAAATGAGCTCTAACTGAACAATTGTATTGTCTTTATAGCGCCCCCCCCGTAAGAGTAGTTTCAACAGTTATGCTAGAATGTCATGTAAAGTATGCAGTCTCATGAAATCTGTTCCTAAATATTCCTAGACTACAGATGCCTTCTAGGAGTATACGTGTCAGTTTACAAATCTGGGTGAAGTCCTATTCATGAACTTGCAATTCAAATCACTGGGAAAACAGAAtacctaacaaaaaaaaaaagcacttacaCAGGCCATGAGTGCTATTCCTTCTGCAGTCCTTCAGTACAGAGAAGTCTGTAAAAATTTTTCCATGCAGAGAAAAAGTCTAAAGGCTTCTATGGAGAGAAAAATAGTTCCTGCAGCTTACGAAGCTGTACGATAGTTCTATTTCCAGTCCATCAGGTTAGCTCTGAAATGACATGCCAGGAACTTAAAAGAAGTTTAACTTTGAACCACTCTGCTTTGTAGCCATGAAGAAATACCCCAGGGACCACGCAGTCCATTCTAGATTCATAGTTAGTTACCAGAACTGTAGTATTACCTAATTCTGACTGCAGGTTTGAAATGTATGAAATGATTGATTCATAATTAGTGGTCATTTAAGGTTGACTttgtattaataataaaattatggaGCAGTACTCCATTCCATCTTCCAGGGTTCATGCAGTAGCTACTACTGTAACTCCATAAGCAATAATTAACGTTCTGTAAATAAGAACTGTTCCTACCAGGAATATAAGGTGGTCAACAACTGGCCAAAAACGTCATGGGATTTACAAAAGTTTCTGGCTCTAATTGATTGTGGGATTTGGGTGAGTAAttgagggggaggagaagctctGCAGACCTCACTTGCGcatgaaggaatttttttcaggtttttataGTGAAAGTTTGTTTCAGCTGTTCTGTGTCTATTTTTGAAAAGGGTATAGAGAAGCATGACTTTGATCATTATTGAGtagtgctttaaaagaaaaaatattattgaagtagaatatgaaatgaaatctagtgatgctttttaaaaactgcataaCTAATCTCATGAAATATTGCAGTATCTATGTTGGAGTGCCCAGGATGTTAATCATCAGTCTGTTTTTATAGGATTTGTCACAGACTAACAATCATAATCAAACATGATAAGCAGAAATTGTCACtcttttttcaaatacagacaTATAACAGattcatgtatttgttttcacaggCTTCCTTATATCATCACTATTCAACAGACAAAGGCCTGGACAGGCCATCTAGGTAAGAAATACAATATATGATTTCAGTAGACACAGATTATACAGCCTGAGGGTTTTCTTTGTGATCTGAAGCCAGCAGATGTTACTGTCTCcttttagcccgcacccagagctaaacaataaccagttgttctatcacccagtctcccctccccagctgagaaagggaattgggaaaaaaaggaggctcacgggttgaaatttaaacagatttaataaaataagaaaaccaatatcaatactaatacaaaagacacaaaattacacttagctcatagagtggtggtgAGTCtctccagggatagtaaccattgaagagagcacagcaaagagccccccatccccagcagctttcccatttattgtgaccctgacgttaatgttacagaatacacctgtgggccagcctggggcagctgccctggctgtcactgctaatggccttgatcaccatcccacagctggccacaaactgaaacaaaatgtaacagaaaagtgattctataaattttatccctgcaaaaccaggacagttacGAAGAGTCAGATTTTACCGTTCACCTCATGAGCTACTGGCAAAATAGAGAGATGCGTGGAGAGGGTGTTCATATTTTGATACTGAAGTGTAAATCTTACTTTTGTTTTACAAGGACTTACTGTTTACACTCAAAATAAGCCACACTGTTTTCTGGGTCTTTCCATTGACATCCCCGAGCTGCTGTCTCAACTGCAGCAACCTCTCATTTAACCTTACTGCCCGCAGCACTTCCAGTGCTGTTTCCCTGAGCACGCTACCTCATCTCTTCTCAGTCTCTTTTTCCTATCTTTGCGCTGAACTTCTAGTACCAAAAAATAGTCTAAGAAAACTTGATGCATTTATTTCAAAGCCTTCACTATGGAAATGACATAGCAATTTTGtataaaactttaaaacaattaggtgaagaagaaattcagcttttctctgtgaaatatGTGGTAAGATGCTTGAGACCAGCGCATCTCCTCTTTACATGTTTTTGATGTATTTGTTCTGGCATTGTTTAATGTATAAGCCAACAATATGATTATgacattactttttaaattctggATTCTGATCTGAGGTAGACTGCTGTTAATACTGCTTATTTCTGTAGTTCTGCAAGCACTGCGAGTGActacagaaaaaggaggaagtCGGAACCTGCTGTAAGTCATCAGAGGGCACACAGCGATCAGAACGCCAACAGGGCCAGCCTGGGCCGTACAGATACCCAAGGCCCGTATACCACCCTTAGAAAGCCTTTAACTAGctcctctccttcttctccaTCAAGAGCAAAAGGTAAGAGGAGAGCGTATTTGTTAGCAGAAAACTACTGATGATGTGTTGTGCAATACATTGTAGTAAATGCGACTGTCTGATGTTGCTCCGTGCACTTCACTGGGAGATTCACTATATAAACCAACAGCTTTGGGCCTTTCATGAAAGGCTGACTTGTTTATTCTTACATGtacaattttaaactgaaaagctgGATTTGTAACAAGGATTTTCCAATTTCAACTGCTTAttctaacaaaagaaaattgacTAAATGGAGACCATGATTTGTACCACCATATATAAACCTATAAAGTTTTATTAACTCCGCTGTTCTCTTATTAGATTATTgtgattttaaaactgtttttggTAAATACAGAAAGTAAGTCAAGACAAATAGCATATAAGATTAAAGATGTGTGTCCAGGATAGGAGACTTTTCAAATCTATAGCTGATGTCTTAGACATTGTCAGTTATCAGGACCTAATTTAACCAAGCAAACATCCATAgtctgattttttattttgtaaatcaTTGAAGTATTTAGTACATCATATACAATCTAATTAGCTTTGTTTTCCAAGTATCTCACCACTCCATTACTGTTCTCCATGTCtctctagaaaataaataattgacTCAgttgttggtttggggtttgagGTGGGTTGTTCTAGCAAGACAAAAGGTTTCCAGTAAGATATATGATGGAAGTAATATACAGAGTAATATCGTATACAATGTGTCTCCTTCTATTTAAGTTATCATTTATTCATTTAGTTGCTGTATTTTGTAGCTATACTTTCTAATCAGCCTAGGGACTGTATAAACCTTTGTAAAAGTaaatttccactgaaaagaACATAATATCCAGGCTACAACAAAATGAGCCAGACAAAGAAAAGCACTGAGGAATATTAAGAGTGAAGTGATGgaaaagcaaatgtattttaaacccTGTGATatagcagtaatttaaaaagtggGTAAACTCATCCATTTGATGTACCAGGCCAGGCAGTGAAAAGTTGGTAAACTCCATTTACCTGCATTTACCTTTGGCTACACCACTGATAATGAGCACTTACCATGACTTAAACACTTGTGTTTGAAAATCTTTCCCTTAAGAACATCTACCACTGCTAATTAACTCTCAGAAGGTGACCTAGCTGTGTCACTCCATTCTCTCCCAGCGTAATTGGAATAACCATTTTgttaaagcagcagcacattATAAGCTGTTTGATCAGCATGGATTTTGAACTcaagtgtttcagtttctgatcCAGATTCAAGTTGTTCTTCTAGAAAGCAGATTGAGCTGTTTGAAACATGTGTCCTGAACTGAATGTTGCCACTTGAGACTATTTTTGAAAGTTCAGTGCAAGTATGAGAGACCACAGTTCCAAATTTGTCTCATAGTGACTTCTAGATCTAGCATGCAGATAAAAATATGTCTCAAAACTTGCTCGTTTTCTTATGGGAGTCAAGCTAAGGGTTATTGTTTCCTCTACGTGCTAGCTAGGCTAGGTAAACTGATGCATCTTCCTTTACACCTGTATAGCAGTTCCTCAACCACCTTGTTCTGCCCTCAATCAGCTGTAGAAAACACCACTCCCTCAGTGCTCTCACACAAGGAAAGAGCAGACTACCTATGCTACCTATGAACAACTGGGAGAAATTTCCCATTTGATCTTATATAAAGATTTATCTTTACCTTAATTATCTTAGAATATGGAGTTGCTGTGAACTCTCTGAGTGTTATTCAGATCAAAAATTCTGAACAGCTTCTATCAGAATGCACAGGTGGAAAAGTCAATATTTGACTCAGGTCTGGATTTGTTGTTTGGCTTCATCTTTAAAtcttttgcagcttttattgCCTGTTGACCTGCTTCAAAATCAATATTAATGCTTGTTTTCTTACATTGCTTTGGGTGGGGGTTGCGGAGGGGGTAACATCTCCATATTTCATAAGGAGTTCTTTTTGATGTTCAAATTATCATGAGTACATTTTTACGCTGGAAAATAACTTAATTATTAGctctgctgccccaggctgTAGCAACCTATGTACTGACCTAAGTTGATAGATGGATTAATTGCTGTCTCTTTTCTAGTCTTTCTGAATCTTTTAATTTCTGGCAATGTCTCTTTTTTTACTCAATGCTGCTCTGTGGATTATAAAGGTGGGGATATTAGCAAAGTATATCCATCCCTTTTAAGTTATTCAGTGCACAACCACAACACCTCAAATGAGTTAGATTACTGTAGCACTTACAGACAACATTTAGCTGTTCCAAATGATTCAAGAAGGGCAATTAGCTGCAAGAACGGCTGGCAAATGACTCGTCAAAATGCAGAAGTCTGGAGCAGCACAGAAGAAACTGCTTCTCCAAAGAGAAAATCTCGTAGCTATGATGATCTGTTAACAGATGATCGCGATAGCTTTCCCGATGCACAGGCCAAGTCTGAAAGCATGGGCTCTCTGTTATGTGAGGAGGACTCCAAAGAAGTTTGCTCAATGAACTGGGCCTCCCCATATGTTGAGGGCCATGGTAGTAGTAGGTCAAGAGTTCGTTACAGATCTGCACACGATGCCCCAGGTTTCCTGAAAATGTACAAGAAGATGCATCGCATCAATCGCAAGGACTTGATGAATTCTGAGGTGATTTGTTCTGTGAAGTCCAGAATTCTGCAGTATGAAAAAGAACAGCACAAAGCTATTCTTCAAGGCTGGAGAGAGTCTTCTACTGAAGAGGTGCCCAGAGACATGGTGCCAACCAGAATAtctgaatttgaaaaattaattcagaagtCAAAATCAATGCCGAACCTAGGTGATGAAATGTTGTCAACTATTACACTAGAGCCTCCTAAAAATGGCTTATGCCCAAAGAGGCGGTTTTCTATCGAATCCttgctggaagaagaaaatcaaggTAGACATCCCTCTCAGGTACAACAGAGCTACAAGTCTAAAACCCTGGTGCCAATTCATATTGAAGTGACCAGTGATGAGCCACAACGATCACATATGGATTTTTCAGACAGTGATCAAGATGGAGTGGTGTCTGACCTCAGTGACTTTATCCAGATAGAGGGTTCCTCCTTTTGTAGTGAAAGTGACTTTGACCACTTTTCCTTCACATCATCTGAAAGCTTTTATGGATCAGGCcatcatcaccaccaccaccacaggcATCTCATCAGCTCCTGCAAAGGGCGATGCCCAGCATCCTACACCCGCTTCACCACCATGCTAAAACATGAAAGGGCTAAACAAGAAACCACTGAAGATCCAAGGAGACAGGAAGCAGAATCTGGCCTCTCTAAGATAGCTTTTCTAGTCAGTCCTGTGCCTTTCcgaaggaaaaaaagtgcagctcccaaaaaacaaactgaaaagaaaaaatgtaagtcATCTGTATTTGAAGCACTAGATTCTGCACTTAAAGACATCTGTGACcaaattaaagctgaaaaaagaaggggaagcTTGCCTGACAACAGTATATTACACAGACTTATTACTGAGCTGCTTCCAGACGTTCCAGAAAGGAATTCATCTCTTAAAGCTCTGAAGAGTCCCATGCACCAGCCTTTTCATCCACTGCCTCAAGATGGTGCTCTCCGTTGCCCACTGTACCAGAATGATTGTGGAAGATTACCTCTTAGTGCCTCTTTTCCAGACATGGACGCAACTAACAACAATGACAGTGCACTGTGTTTCCAAGGTGGATTAACTTCCTTCCTTTATCCTTGTGATTTACTTATCCAACCTTACTCCCTGTGTTTCCCACCCTTTCTCattccattttcatttgtgttgTCTATAAGAAGCTTCTATCTCACAAAACTCTTAATGAAGGATGTCATTTTTACACAGGTGATGAGGACAGATAAATTTGGTGTCTATTCACAAAATGCAGTAATCTGGACAACTGGAGTAACAGTGTATTTCAACTAATAGATTATTAGTGCTATAAAATACAATGGTGTTATTAAATTAAGCAGtgtaggttgttttttttttccccaagaaaaagACCCTACAGAAAGTGAATGTATGCATCATAAGATGCTGGTCAAACAGAAGATAATATGCAGATAGCCCttcctttattatttaaaaaaaaaatctgcatctaAACCATGTTGTACTGTATAGTTTTGTTACATGTAAGTGataaaaatgctgttaattCTGCCAGTATCATAGAaagtttattctgttttcttatgaaAACACACTAATTTCACTGCTTTGTATTACTTTTTGTGAATAGACCCTAAAGTCATTTTAGGGAGTTTCCATTTCCAGTGTTCAAACAACACAATTTCCAATTTCTGTGGCAGCAAAACTAGTTCTTCTCATAGAATTTTAATGTATCTatgtttttttgagaaatatccTATCCTATCCTCTTAGAAGGGAAATTCTCAATAATCAAAACTTGAATGAAGCTGTCAGGGTGAGTGTAACTGAAAAAAGTCTGTCTTGACAGTGATCTGGTTTTAAAGTTACTACTTTGAGTTGTTTGttgctctgcttctctttttctcaaaaaaattgcttgagcttaaaatgtttttaaagtttaacCTTGCAATATTAAAAGAAGCAAACTAGATCATAGCAGGAGTGCACAAAGATGTATCCCAGATGATTTAGCTTAATGTCTTTGGCAAGCCTGTCATTTATATCTCTTTTTAAATGGTAACATTTCTGTGTTAAAGAATTCTGCTTCTGGACATACGGTACTCTGTGACAGAGCATCTTTGAGAATTTAATGACATTACAATGCTGTTCTTGAAATCACAAATGGATGTaagagaaaatgtctttaataTATCAGTTATGCAATACTTAATCAGATCCATCTTACTTATCTTTAATCTCACAtctttttctgtaacttttgcCCAAGTACCACactaataaatatatatttcaagaGAAATCAGAACTGAAGCTGTTACCATCTCTTCTTAACTAGTTAAAATAGACATATTGAGAACAGAGAATTTGGTAGCAAACAGCTACAAAACGCAGCACAGAATTGAATCAGTCATACTTGAGGCCTGATCATGATTAACCCTGGCAGGCAGTACGACACGATGAGACTGAAGTTGTTGGAAATTGCGCTTGTCACATATCACAGTTGCTAAATGAGAATTTTCCAGTCCTTGAAAATAAGGAAATCCACAGTGCGGAGTAAACGTGGATTCCTAATAGCTTCTGCAGCTATGAAGGAGCCTGGTGTGAGGAAAGTGGTACCCTCTGTCAACATTAATATCCTTAAAGTAGCATGGAGAATGAGTACAGCAGAATATTCCATTAACTTCCATCAGCACCAGTCATGGCTGAGCTCTGCTTCTAATAAAGTTTCGTGTTTTGATGGATCTGTGTGCGTCTCTTACAGCCACCATCCACACAGAGACCCTAAGGTCATAGCAAAGAACACTGAAAACTACCAATATTGACTGCATAAGGAGCTGtagagaaataaaggaaattctTCTTCCTAAAGCTGCTATGTTTtcactccttccctcccacatCAACtagagtttaaagaaaaaactaataGATGTGTTTGGAGACATTATATCTTCAGGTTTATGTGGTGACCATAGATCCCCATACACATGCCATATCAAGAAAGCTGTCCAGAACTGGGACTGAGATGTACTTGTTGGTGATGACATGCTTGCAACCAATGACATAAATAATACAATTATCTAATTTTTTGCCTCCACTATATTTATCAATAGCCTCAAGTTTTCGTGGCTTAGCCAACAGCCCACTGGAGACCATTTACATCTTTCTTCTGTAAGACCCCAACATAATGGATGAGATGctttcaattctttttttttccacttgtacTTCTTTAGAAATGTATGGGCTTGGTAAGAACAGATTGTGTGAATGAAGTCAAAGGAAGACAAACATCAGTCATATGTCTCCACTAGCAGGTATCACTGTGGCAGCAGGCGACTAAAATAGTAAATCTCAGAAGTCAAGAGGAAGTTCATTTCATCCTCTGGTCTGAAATAGTtccattatattttcatttcacattgGCAACTTGCAGAGCTACGAATAGtgtaagatttttattttttttttattaaaacgTGAAAAGATGTATTCACCATCCTATAATATATCATCCTGTAATAAATATTGGTAAACTGTGCTTTAGAGAAAATCTGCCACATAGATTGGTAAGTAATGATTTGTACTCCATCTCTTAAAACAGAGTTGTTTTTATGAAATAACATCCTTTTAAATTCCCTTGTGCTGCCTAACAAGTGCCCCTGGTAAAgtagaaatgcattttagatCACTTAGGaggaaacaatttttcttcactATTTTTTCATTGAAGCATGCTTTAATCATGTTTTGTGCATGTAATTATATGTTTATATTGTTAGCATTCCGAAACAGTTCCTTGCAACCTGACGCTGTCCCGGTACTGCTGTCATGTCTTACATTTGGTCCAGTAGGGCTGCATCCCTTCATCCAGTGAGGCACAATTTTGGTCTCTTGATCCTCTGTCTCTTGATTCTTCTGCTGTGGATCAGAGGACAGCCTTTGCCTTTGCTTGAcagtcagtattttttttttttctttaagggtGCACTTTAGCCATCATATcatgtgcttttctttctattaaaagtaaaataatagaTTTCAGTATCTCTTCACCCCCCTACACGAAACCAAACAGCATCACAGATTTGAatgattttgtttaatttactaTAGTTTCAcatgatttctgttttcagtagaCCAGGAGTCTCCTGGAAGCTATTCTTCTGCTTTCACTGATGTGGGACGATGTACTccaagggagagaagaggaactACAGACAAAGAGGTAGTGAAACAGCAATAAATAATGCAGCAATATCCATATGGAAAGTTAGTAACAAATCTGAGACAAGATCTGTGTTGTCTTTAAGATACTGTAATGATACAGACCAAACGAACGGTTACTCATCATCACATCATCAGATGGTACTTCaacaaattaaaagaatatCAAGCTTTGTAAGATAAGCTGCATCTTCTGTTTATGTTTAGATATGGACATAAGTTTACTAGTCATTGATAGACTCTGTCAAAGTTGACTGAAGTGGGTGTTTGGGACCAGAGAAAAATAGCAGATGTGACTGAGGAAAGGGTCTTTTGAGAACCAGAGCGTTACGCAAAGAAACTGCCTCAGTAGTttcaaaactgatacaaaaaacatctgtatttcaccattatttttgt
The sequence above is drawn from the Nyctibius grandis isolate bNycGra1 chromosome 6, bNycGra1.pri, whole genome shotgun sequence genome and encodes:
- the SORBS2 gene encoding sorbin and SH3 domain-containing protein 2 isoform X2, producing the protein MNTDSGGCARKHAAMSVTLTAVKRVQSSPNLLASGSDSQSPDSAWRSYNDGSRETLNGDASSSSLTAKGFRSVRPNLQDKKSPTQAQITVNGNSGTAASPVSHFQRPFSPSSAYPPPASLNSNIVVMQHGRMMESTETYSQHVQTVGSTTTTSTIPICRTSEEEKKITVIKAPHYAGIGPVDESGIPTAIRTTVDRPKDWYKTMFKQIHMVHKPDDDTDMYNTAYAYSPGSYSPSFSAQAHPAAKTQTYRPLSKSASDSSSDAFKVSSPLPPPHVPPPVPHRLRERSTEKNDWDPPDRKVDTRKFRSEPRSIFEYEPGKSSILEHERPTDRINPDDIDLENEPWYKFFSELEFGRPPPKKLLDYVQDSSSGVSNEASLYHHYSTDKGLDRPSSSASTASDYRKRRKSEPAVSHQRAHSDQNANRASLGRTDTQGPYTTLRKPLTSSSPSSPSRAKGGDISKVYPSLLSYSVHNHNTSNELDYCSTYRQHLAVPNDSRRAISCKNGWQMTRQNAEVWSSTEETASPKRKSRSYDDLLTDDRDSFPDAQAKSESMGSLLCEEDSKEVCSMNWASPYVEGHGSSRSRVRYRSAHDAPGFLKMYKKMHRINRKDLMNSEVICSVKSRILQYEKEQHKAILQGWRESSTEEVPRDMVPTRISEFEKLIQKSKSMPNLGDEMLSTITLEPPKNGLCPKRRFSIESLLEEENQGRHPSQVQQSYKSKTLVPIHIEVTSDEPQRSHMDFSDSDQDGVVSDLSDFIQIEGSSFCSESDFDHFSFTSSESFYGSGHHHHHHHRHLISSCKGRCPASYTRFTTMLKHERAKQETTEDPRRQEAESGLSKIAFLVSPVPFRRKKSAAPKKQTEKKKCKSSVFEALDSALKDICDQIKAEKRRGSLPDNSILHRLITELLPDVPERNSSLKALKSPMHQPFHPLPQDGALRCPLYQNDCGRLPLSASFPDMDATNNNDSALCFQDQESPGSYSSAFTDVGRCTPRERRGTTDKEKLPARAVYDFKAQTSKELSFKKGDTVYILRKIDQNWYEGEHHGRVGIFPISYVEKLSPPEKAQPARPPPPAQIGEIGEAIAKYNFNADTNVELSLRKGDRIILLKRVDQNWYEGKIPGTNRQGIFPVSYVEVIKKSASKSVDDYPDPPIPKSYSSDRIHHLSSTKPQHPVLAHENIHSGGEPFQALYNYTPRNEDELELREGDVIDVMEKCDDGWFVGTSRRTKFFGTFPGNYVKRL